The Palleronia sp. THAF1 genome window below encodes:
- a CDS encoding cation diffusion facilitator family transporter — translation MPHDHSHAHLDPDSGDRRVSIAIWANGILTVAQIVGGILSGSLALIADALHNFSDMASLVIAFVARKIARRPADERMTFGYGRVEIVAALINYTTLILIGFYLIYEGGMRIIDPPEVGAWTVVILGGVALVVDTLTAVLTYSMQKGSVNIRALFLHNLSDALASVAVIVAGTLILLYDMWWVDPAITIGIALYILYLAVTEIGGPIRTLMLGSPPDMDNGAVIDAMRDEDGVADVHHVHLWQMQEHEAALDCHVVLTDGGWDRIEDIKAAIKNRLKEEFGIGHSSLEFEHENRSHENADLYGHGKS, via the coding sequence GTGCCGCACGATCACAGCCACGCCCACCTTGACCCCGATTCCGGCGACCGCCGCGTCTCCATAGCGATTTGGGCCAACGGTATTCTGACGGTCGCGCAAATCGTGGGCGGAATCCTGTCCGGCAGCCTCGCCCTGATCGCCGACGCGTTGCACAACTTTTCGGATATGGCATCGTTGGTCATCGCGTTCGTGGCACGAAAGATCGCGCGGCGTCCCGCGGATGAACGCATGACCTTTGGCTACGGCCGGGTCGAGATCGTCGCCGCTCTCATCAACTACACGACGCTGATCCTCATCGGTTTCTATCTCATCTACGAAGGAGGAATGCGGATCATCGACCCGCCGGAGGTCGGCGCCTGGACCGTGGTGATACTCGGCGGGGTGGCACTGGTCGTGGATACCCTGACGGCGGTTCTCACCTACTCGATGCAGAAGGGCAGCGTGAACATCCGCGCGCTGTTCCTGCATAACCTGTCGGACGCACTGGCCTCGGTCGCCGTGATCGTGGCTGGGACACTCATCCTGCTCTACGACATGTGGTGGGTCGATCCTGCAATCACGATCGGAATCGCGCTCTATATCCTCTATCTCGCCGTTACCGAGATCGGTGGCCCGATCCGCACGCTGATGCTGGGCAGCCCGCCGGACATGGACAACGGGGCGGTCATCGATGCGATGCGCGACGAAGATGGCGTGGCTGATGTCCACCACGTCCATCTCTGGCAGATGCAAGAGCATGAGGCCGCTCTCGACTGCCATGTCGTGCTGACCGATGGGGGCTGGGACCGGATCGAAGACATCAAAGCCGCGATCAAAAACCGCCTCAAAGAGGAATTCGGCATCGGGCATTCAAGCCTCGAATTCGAGCATGAAAACCGCTCGCACGAGAACGCCGACCTCTACGGCCACGGCAAGTCCTAA
- the istB gene encoding IS21-like element helper ATPase IstB produces the protein MTAAPKILLADHLKTLKLPTFLREYEKLARQCAAEGLDHVQFLARLVELELIDRERRMVERRIKAAKFPAARSLDSFDFKAIPKLNKMQVLELARCEWVDRRENVIALGPSGTGKTHVALGLGLAACQKGLSVSFITAAALVNELMEARDERRLLRLQKQLAGVRLLIIDELGFVPLSKTGAELLFELISQRYERGSTMITSNLPFDEWTETFGTERLTGALLDRLTHHVTILEMNGDSYRLGQSRARKAEATTWSPVAGLALRAKAPWHAPAIW, from the coding sequence ATGACCGCGGCCCCGAAGATCCTGCTCGCGGATCATCTGAAGACGCTGAAGCTGCCCACCTTCCTGCGCGAGTATGAGAAGCTGGCGCGCCAGTGCGCCGCCGAGGGGCTCGACCATGTCCAGTTCCTGGCCCGTCTCGTGGAGCTGGAACTGATCGACCGCGAACGCAGGATGGTCGAGCGCCGCATCAAGGCTGCGAAGTTCCCGGCCGCCAGGAGCCTCGACAGCTTCGACTTCAAGGCGATCCCGAAGCTCAACAAGATGCAGGTGCTGGAGCTTGCCCGCTGCGAATGGGTCGACCGACGCGAGAACGTCATCGCCCTTGGGCCCAGTGGCACGGGCAAGACCCATGTCGCTCTCGGATTAGGACTGGCCGCCTGCCAGAAGGGGCTGTCGGTCAGCTTCATCACTGCCGCGGCGCTGGTCAACGAGTTGATGGAGGCCCGTGACGAACGCCGATTGCTCCGACTGCAAAAGCAGCTGGCCGGCGTCAGATTGCTGATCATCGACGAACTCGGGTTCGTGCCGCTGTCCAAGACCGGCGCCGAGCTCTTGTTCGAGCTGATCTCGCAGCGCTACGAGCGCGGCTCCACGATGATCACCAGCAACCTGCCGTTCGACGAATGGACGGAGACCTTCGGCACCGAACGTCTGACCGGCGCTCTGCTCGACCGGCTGACCCACCATGTCACCATCCTCGAGATGAACGGCGACAGCTATCGGCTTGGTCAGAGCCGCGCCCGTAAGGCCGAAGCCACTACCTGGTCACCCGTCGCAGGATTGGCCCTCCGGGCCAAAGCGCCATGGCACGCGCCAGCTATTTGGTGA
- a CDS encoding DUF3987 domain-containing protein, with protein MNHSDKDSYKHLDSDESKISSEDKDHNPSDQWPLDLTGIELSSDGMPEFPLDILPEDICTWTTSSAGCTGTPRDYIAMTLLSVVSYLLGSTRQARPNGTWTAPTFLWPVLVGPPSTGKSPAMKRVLDRVLELQNELRESHGERHAEWREASAEVEDRNRQLKVAAARGIRLPEGALPDAGPEPVSPQLLVEEATSAGLEAVLQRNPRGVLLYLDEIASLLSSNGSDANRIRRMLLNGFDASPYRREKSSEAVEIERLAIGLVGAIQPAILSKLITRSAADGLASRFLFVVGSPAELNTKAPSPDDENILRLLRRLMSLECPDPMRPHRPGDVRFSDAAVELLGKCRLAARVSEEKSGGTIGSFLGKAPGTIVRLAVTLRYLDWAHTDEAEEPAQIEIEDVERAGKLFGEYLMKHARTALFAAEQPPELRRAAALLDYIRKTGESRPTRRMLMRAGVAGLSKQDDLDDAIMRLESAGALRWTSDRTLRPQGGRPSPYFQVHPDILGKT; from the coding sequence ATGAATCACTCCGACAAAGACTCTTACAAACACCTCGATTCGGATGAATCTAAGATATCTTCTGAAGATAAAGATCACAATCCTTCCGACCAATGGCCCCTTGATCTGACCGGTATCGAGCTGTCCTCCGACGGCATGCCTGAATTCCCTTTGGATATCTTACCGGAAGATATTTGCACTTGGACCACTTCGAGTGCCGGCTGCACCGGAACGCCCCGCGATTACATCGCGATGACGCTGCTGAGCGTAGTCTCTTACTTGCTCGGAAGCACGCGACAGGCGCGTCCGAACGGCACATGGACGGCCCCGACTTTCCTGTGGCCCGTACTGGTAGGCCCCCCTTCGACGGGCAAATCACCAGCGATGAAACGCGTACTGGATCGGGTTCTCGAGCTTCAGAACGAGCTTCGCGAATCCCATGGCGAACGACACGCCGAGTGGCGGGAGGCGAGCGCGGAGGTCGAAGATCGGAACAGGCAGCTGAAGGTCGCCGCCGCGAGGGGCATTCGGCTGCCGGAAGGCGCGTTGCCCGATGCCGGTCCCGAACCCGTCTCGCCGCAGCTTCTCGTCGAAGAGGCAACATCGGCTGGACTCGAGGCCGTCCTGCAGCGAAATCCGCGGGGTGTTCTCTTGTACTTGGACGAAATCGCCTCCCTTCTTTCATCGAACGGCTCGGACGCGAATCGAATACGCCGGATGCTCCTGAACGGGTTCGACGCAAGCCCGTACAGGCGTGAGAAATCCAGTGAAGCCGTCGAGATCGAACGGCTTGCGATCGGTCTCGTCGGCGCGATCCAGCCGGCCATTCTTTCCAAGCTGATCACGCGCAGTGCGGCAGACGGCCTCGCATCGCGGTTTCTTTTCGTCGTCGGATCTCCTGCCGAGCTGAACACCAAGGCCCCATCGCCGGACGACGAAAACATTCTTCGGCTGTTGCGACGCCTCATGTCCTTGGAGTGTCCCGATCCGATGCGGCCGCATCGGCCCGGTGATGTCCGTTTCTCCGATGCCGCGGTGGAGCTTCTGGGGAAGTGCCGCCTTGCCGCCCGGGTCAGCGAAGAGAAGTCGGGCGGGACGATCGGCAGCTTCCTTGGCAAGGCGCCGGGCACGATCGTGCGCCTTGCGGTGACCCTTCGTTACCTGGACTGGGCCCATACCGACGAAGCCGAAGAGCCGGCACAGATCGAAATCGAAGATGTCGAGCGCGCGGGTAAATTATTTGGTGAATATTTGATGAAACACGCACGGACCGCCCTCTTCGCTGCCGAGCAGCCCCCCGAGCTTCGCCGTGCCGCGGCGCTGCTCGACTACATTCGCAAGACCGGAGAATCCCGTCCGACCAGGCGGATGCTCATGCGCGCGGGTGTCGCGGGATTGTCGAAGCAGGATGATCTCGACGATGCGATCATGCGTCTCGAAAGTGCCGGCGCATTGCGCTGGACATCGGACCGGACACTTCGTCCGCAAGGCGGCCGCCCCAGCCCCTACTTCCAGGTTCACCCCGACATCCTCGGCAAGACCTGA
- a CDS encoding STAS/SEC14 domain-containing protein has protein sequence MFTEIETADSNVIGIACPGKLSESDLERMHGPLHERLERPGKPGLVLDLTDFDGYEGPTAMLEDLEIDTAHANDFSRVAVVGEGVLMEWGTKLADALTRAEMYSFDPAQMGAAIEWVRGS, from the coding sequence ATGTTTACGGAGATCGAGACGGCGGACAGCAATGTCATCGGCATCGCCTGCCCGGGTAAGCTGAGCGAAAGCGACCTGGAGAGAATGCATGGGCCTCTGCACGAGCGGCTCGAAAGGCCAGGCAAACCCGGTCTCGTTCTCGATCTGACCGACTTCGACGGCTACGAGGGCCCGACTGCGATGCTGGAAGACCTGGAGATCGACACCGCGCACGCGAACGACTTCAGCCGCGTGGCCGTCGTTGGCGAAGGCGTCTTGATGGAATGGGGCACAAAGCTGGCCGACGCCCTGACCCGAGCCGAGATGTACAGCTTCGACCCAGCCCAGATGGGAGCGGCAATCGAATGGGTGCGTGGAAGTTAG
- a CDS encoding cation diffusion facilitator family transporter, whose amino-acid sequence MSASIQPKDARQRRILWIVLLLNAAIAVAFFITGAFGDSTSLIANGLDNTSDAFVYALSLFALSRSARWKRIAATVSGSVLILFAIGILFDAGRRYLEGSEPLGPVMIVMALIAAAVNLVCVVLLRRISDPDVNVRAANIFTMNDFLANAGIIIAGMLVAWLGTNWPDLAVGVAVAVVAAWGGIEILKDAHGEHHEAVHDDPVGQKTRQRTRD is encoded by the coding sequence TTGAGCGCAAGCATTCAGCCGAAAGACGCGCGTCAACGTCGTATCCTGTGGATCGTGCTCTTGCTGAATGCGGCGATTGCGGTGGCGTTCTTCATAACCGGCGCGTTCGGCGACTCCACGTCGCTGATCGCCAACGGCCTCGACAACACATCCGACGCGTTCGTCTATGCCCTGAGCCTGTTCGCGCTGTCCCGGTCGGCCAGATGGAAGCGGATCGCAGCGACCGTTTCCGGGAGTGTGCTGATCCTGTTCGCCATCGGTATTCTGTTCGACGCCGGCCGCCGTTACCTCGAAGGATCGGAACCGCTGGGCCCTGTGATGATCGTGATGGCGCTGATTGCCGCCGCTGTGAACCTCGTCTGCGTCGTTCTCTTGCGCAGGATCTCCGATCCGGATGTCAACGTGCGCGCCGCCAACATTTTCACGATGAACGACTTTCTGGCAAATGCCGGCATTATCATCGCCGGTATGCTCGTCGCTTGGCTGGGGACCAACTGGCCCGATCTGGCGGTCGGTGTCGCCGTGGCTGTCGTGGCCGCCTGGGGCGGGATTGAGATATTGAAGGATGCGCATGGAGAGCATCACGAGGCTGTCCACGACGATCCTGTCGGTCAGAAAACTCGCCAGCGAACCCGCGACTGA
- a CDS encoding YnfA family protein, whose product MHAAVAYPLAALAEIAGCFAIWAWWRLGATSLWLVPGILSLAIFGWLLAQVETAVAGRAFAAYGGVYIAASVLWMWLAEGQRPDRWDLVGTAVCLIGAMIILAAPRGT is encoded by the coding sequence ATGCACGCAGCTGTTGCTTATCCCTTAGCTGCATTGGCCGAGATTGCCGGTTGCTTTGCAATTTGGGCGTGGTGGCGTCTTGGGGCCACGTCACTCTGGCTGGTGCCCGGAATCCTATCGCTTGCAATCTTCGGTTGGCTGCTTGCACAGGTCGAGACCGCTGTCGCGGGACGTGCCTTTGCGGCCTATGGCGGCGTCTATATTGCGGCGTCCGTGCTCTGGATGTGGCTGGCCGAAGGCCAACGCCCGGACAGATGGGACCTGGTAGGAACCGCAGTTTGCCTGATCGGCGCAATGATCATTCTAGCAGCGCCGCGGGGGACGTGA
- a CDS encoding plasmid recombination protein, translating to MKHKLVLSIEPSSASDVRALDAHERIRTHDGTSAIDPSRSHLNRVLHGNAEGPQAALTALYDTGAAARPAPQAERPYLRLVLSASSSFFRPDDPEAVGTYSEDRLTRWLEAAMSWLRAEVGEDLVHASLHCDEDTPHVHALIVPTYMKGPRLPGKRKSGETDEEFDARRKKASDAPPKRTVGRASNSYWKKANSFTIFRTAFAKAMAPLGIVYGEDRSPNAPAGISGREYIRQQTVELRRERKALAQERSQFEAQRTADEKERVAMKLRMDQIASRELEQRRNAADLAEREKVLNKEMENLQIRTRVYEEQEARIAHDKRKIRKVFAMLKTALNRMADILGVSPDLNKIGITLDELERENAALIEIPEDDDGVGLGM from the coding sequence ATGAAACACAAACTCGTTCTAAGCATCGAACCAAGCTCCGCCTCTGATGTCCGTGCGCTGGACGCTCACGAGCGGATCCGGACCCATGATGGAACCTCCGCAATCGACCCTTCACGCAGCCATTTGAATCGGGTGCTTCACGGAAATGCTGAGGGACCGCAAGCAGCGCTCACCGCGCTTTATGATACCGGCGCCGCGGCCCGCCCGGCTCCCCAGGCGGAGCGGCCCTACTTACGATTGGTCCTCAGTGCCTCATCCTCGTTTTTCCGCCCGGACGATCCGGAGGCTGTCGGTACCTACTCCGAGGACCGCCTCACCCGGTGGCTGGAGGCTGCGATGTCATGGCTGAGGGCTGAGGTTGGAGAGGACCTCGTCCACGCCTCGCTTCATTGCGACGAAGATACGCCTCACGTCCATGCGTTGATCGTCCCGACTTACATGAAGGGCCCGCGCCTTCCGGGCAAACGCAAGTCCGGGGAGACCGACGAAGAGTTCGACGCCCGACGCAAGAAGGCGTCCGATGCGCCGCCAAAGAGGACCGTAGGGCGCGCCAGTAATTCGTACTGGAAGAAAGCCAATTCGTTCACGATTTTCCGGACCGCTTTCGCGAAAGCCATGGCCCCCCTCGGCATCGTCTACGGAGAGGATCGGAGCCCGAATGCCCCTGCGGGAATCTCCGGCAGAGAGTACATCCGACAGCAAACCGTCGAGCTTCGCCGTGAGAGGAAAGCATTGGCCCAGGAACGGAGCCAATTCGAGGCGCAGCGAACGGCCGACGAGAAAGAACGGGTGGCGATGAAGCTCAGAATGGACCAGATTGCCTCGAGAGAGTTAGAGCAGCGTCGGAACGCCGCTGATCTGGCAGAGCGGGAAAAGGTCCTGAACAAGGAAATGGAGAACTTGCAGATCCGCACCCGTGTCTACGAGGAGCAGGAGGCACGGATCGCACATGATAAACGAAAGATCAGGAAGGTGTTCGCGATGCTGAAGACGGCCCTGAACAGGATGGCCGATATCCTCGGTGTGTCCCCGGACTTAAACAAGATTGGCATCACGCTCGATGAACTCGAACGCGAGAACGCAGCGCTTATCGAAATCCCTGAAGATGATGATGGAGTAGGCCTGGGGATGTAA
- a CDS encoding heparan-alpha-glucosaminide N-acetyltransferase: MGAWKLELFMQELPASEILDPKTGIPRLDIVDVVRGIAIAGVVLFHLVWDLAFLGVIPPGISVHPFWLLFGRLLAGTFMVLVGVSLVLATAGGFRRQAFLRRLVVLIVAAVIISVVTRVIFPQNFVYFGILHAIAVASVVGVLVSRLSTSVIVGLGFATYALGFLWTSETFDPRWLAWTGFAAYPPPSNDFVPFFPWIGLTLFGIAGTRIAFARNLILYARPLHGHTARSLAWLGRHSLTVYLIHQPILLGLLIPMVNLAR; the protein is encoded by the coding sequence ATGGGTGCGTGGAAGTTAGAGTTGTTTATGCAAGAATTGCCCGCATCGGAAATCCTCGACCCGAAGACCGGCATCCCGCGTCTCGACATCGTCGATGTCGTTCGAGGGATCGCGATTGCGGGTGTCGTGCTCTTTCACCTGGTTTGGGACCTCGCCTTCCTCGGTGTCATTCCTCCGGGAATCTCCGTTCACCCATTCTGGTTACTGTTCGGTCGCTTGCTCGCGGGAACGTTCATGGTCTTGGTGGGCGTAAGTCTCGTGCTCGCAACAGCAGGCGGTTTCCGGCGACAGGCATTTTTACGACGTCTCGTCGTTCTGATTGTGGCCGCGGTGATCATCAGCGTCGTAACACGCGTGATCTTCCCGCAGAACTTCGTCTATTTCGGCATTCTGCACGCGATCGCGGTCGCGAGCGTGGTGGGCGTTCTCGTTTCACGGCTCTCCACATCCGTCATCGTGGGGCTTGGCTTCGCGACCTATGCGTTGGGCTTTCTCTGGACATCGGAAACCTTCGATCCGCGATGGCTGGCCTGGACCGGCTTCGCGGCCTATCCACCGCCCAGCAACGACTTCGTTCCCTTTTTCCCGTGGATCGGATTGACGCTGTTCGGCATCGCAGGAACCCGGATCGCTTTCGCGCGAAACTTGATCCTATACGCTCGCCCGTTGCACGGACACACGGCGCGATCTTTGGCATGGCTCGGCCGACACAGCCTGACGGTCTACCTGATCCATCAACCCATACTGCTTGGCCTACTGATCCCGATGGTCAATCTTGCAAGATGA
- the istA gene encoding IS21 family transposase → MSQREAARHFNISRDSVAKMMAFSVPPGYRRTAPVKRPKLDAFTGIIDGWLEGDREVHRKQRHTAKRVFERLRDEHGFTGGYTIVKDYMRERERRGREVFVPLAHPPGHAQADFGEAVVVIGGVEQKAHFFVLDLPHSDACFVRAYPAATAEAWVDGHVHAFAFFGKVPVSVVYDNDRCLVAKILPDGTRRRATLFSGFLSHYLFRDRYGRPGKGNDKGNVEGLVGYSRRNFMVPIPRFATWDAFNAYLEERCRKRQSDVLRGQSETIGDRLAHDLAAMSDLPAAPFDACDQATGRVSSQALVRYKTNDYSVPVAYGHRDVWIRGYVDEVVIGCGGEVIARHPRCYDREDTVFDPVHYLPLIERKINALDQAAPLAEWDLPPEFATLRRLMEARMIKAGRREYVQVLRLLETFDVDDLQAAVKKALHLGAVGFDAVKHLVLCHVERRPPRLDLDVYPYLPRAEVATTSAASYMALLSGDAA, encoded by the coding sequence ATGAGCCAGCGAGAGGCGGCGCGGCATTTCAACATCTCGCGCGATAGCGTGGCCAAGATGATGGCGTTCTCGGTTCCGCCCGGATACCGGCGGACGGCCCCCGTGAAGCGGCCGAAGCTGGACGCGTTCACCGGGATCATCGACGGCTGGCTGGAAGGCGACCGCGAGGTCCATCGCAAGCAGCGGCACACGGCAAAGCGGGTGTTCGAGCGGCTTCGCGACGAGCATGGCTTCACCGGCGGCTACACGATCGTAAAGGACTACATGCGGGAGCGCGAGCGTCGCGGCCGCGAGGTGTTCGTGCCATTGGCGCATCCGCCGGGCCATGCTCAGGCCGACTTCGGCGAGGCGGTGGTCGTAATCGGCGGGGTCGAGCAGAAGGCGCATTTCTTCGTTCTGGATCTGCCGCACAGCGATGCCTGCTTCGTGCGAGCGTATCCCGCGGCGACGGCGGAAGCATGGGTCGACGGCCACGTCCACGCTTTCGCGTTCTTCGGCAAGGTGCCCGTTTCGGTCGTCTACGACAACGACCGCTGCTTGGTGGCGAAGATCCTCCCGGACGGGACGCGCCGGCGGGCCACGCTCTTCAGCGGGTTCTTGTCGCATTACCTGTTCCGCGATCGTTACGGCCGCCCTGGCAAGGGGAACGACAAGGGCAACGTGGAGGGGTTGGTCGGCTACTCCCGCCGCAACTTTATGGTGCCGATCCCGCGGTTCGCGACTTGGGATGCGTTCAACGCCTACCTGGAGGAGCGGTGTCGCAAGCGGCAGTCGGACGTCCTGCGCGGCCAATCCGAGACGATCGGGGACCGGCTCGCCCACGATCTGGCCGCGATGTCCGACCTGCCGGCGGCGCCATTCGATGCCTGCGACCAGGCCACCGGGCGGGTCAGCTCCCAGGCGCTGGTGCGCTATAAGACCAACGACTACTCGGTGCCGGTGGCCTACGGCCACCGTGACGTCTGGATCAGGGGCTATGTGGACGAGGTGGTCATCGGCTGCGGTGGCGAGGTCATCGCCCGTCATCCCCGCTGCTACGACCGTGAGGACACGGTCTTCGATCCGGTGCATTACCTTCCGCTCATCGAGCGCAAGATCAACGCTTTGGATCAGGCTGCGCCCTTGGCTGAGTGGGATCTGCCGCCCGAGTTCGCGACCCTGCGCCGCCTGATGGAGGCGCGGATGATCAAGGCCGGGCGCCGCGAATACGTCCAGGTCCTGCGGCTGCTGGAGACCTTCGACGTCGACGACCTCCAGGCCGCCGTGAAGAAGGCGCTGCACCTAGGCGCGGTCGGGTTCGACGCCGTGAAGCACCTCGTCCTCTGCCACGTCGAGAGGCGGCCGCCGAGGCTCGACCTCGACGTCTATCCCTACCTGCCGCGCGCTGAGGTCGCGACGACGTCGGCGGCCAGCTACATGGCCCTGCTGTCGGGGGATGCAGCATGA
- a CDS encoding integrase core domain-containing protein, which produces MAGFYSAVDKTAFIITSAPWGNGYYERFDARFLDELLNGEVVTTLREARTLIERWRRHSNAFRPHSSSGYRPPAPKSIVPIDQKPTVYLHSN; this is translated from the coding sequence GTGGCCGGTTTTTACTCCGCCGTTGACAAAACCGCATTCATCATAACCAGCGCACCATGGGGAAACGGCTACTATGAGAGATTCGATGCCCGCTTCTTGGATGAATTGCTGAACGGCGAGGTCGTCACGACGCTGCGCGAGGCCCGGACCCTCATCGAACGCTGGCGACGCCACTCCAATGCGTTCAGACCGCACAGCTCTTCGGGCTACCGGCCCCCAGCACCCAAAAGTATCGTCCCGATAGACCAGAAACCGACCGTGTATTTACATTCAAACTGA
- a CDS encoding MerR family transcriptional regulator: MLTIGNLAKKTGTKVQTIRYYEQIGLMPEPGRTAGGQRRYGEDELDRLAFVRHARQLGFTLEAIRELLDLSDEPDRSCENADAIARRQLRQVEQRIARLEALRTELKRMVRECAGGQTADCRVLEVLRDHSECLTDHDEIGA, encoded by the coding sequence ATGCTGACGATTGGTAATCTCGCCAAGAAGACCGGGACCAAGGTCCAGACGATCCGCTACTATGAACAGATCGGCTTGATGCCCGAGCCGGGGCGAACGGCGGGCGGTCAGCGTCGCTACGGGGAAGACGAACTCGACCGGTTGGCTTTCGTGCGCCATGCCCGTCAGCTGGGCTTCACGCTCGAAGCCATCAGGGAGCTTCTAGACCTGAGCGATGAACCCGACCGATCCTGCGAGAACGCTGACGCAATCGCGCGTCGGCAGCTTCGTCAGGTTGAGCAGCGCATCGCGCGTCTCGAGGCCTTGCGCACCGAGTTGAAACGCATGGTGCGCGAATGCGCTGGCGGACAAACGGCCGATTGTCGAGTGCTTGAGGTCCTGCGGGACCATTCGGAATGCTTAACCGATCACGATGAGATTGGTGCATAG
- a CDS encoding SCO family protein gives MTFLQKSLWTLVGIAALFFLWLLLWVDYRFDTARETGNAIQAEFELTDHTGMVRTQDDFAGRWMLVFFGFANCPDVCPTTLAEVAVVVDTLGDDADKVQPLFVSIYPERDTPVALANYVPMFDADIIGLTGTPDQIERTARNFPIFYEKIEEAAAPDGYTMAHTSHLLLFGPDADFVTTWAYGTPAEAILADLRELLP, from the coding sequence ATGACATTTCTGCAGAAATCCCTTTGGACGCTGGTAGGTATCGCCGCACTTTTTTTTCTGTGGCTTCTGCTTTGGGTCGACTACCGCTTCGACACCGCGCGGGAGACCGGAAATGCGATTCAGGCCGAGTTCGAACTTACGGATCATACCGGAATGGTCCGGACACAGGATGATTTTGCGGGACGATGGATGCTGGTTTTCTTCGGGTTCGCGAATTGCCCCGATGTCTGTCCAACAACTCTCGCCGAAGTCGCGGTCGTCGTCGACACGCTCGGAGACGATGCCGATAAGGTTCAGCCGCTTTTCGTCTCCATCTATCCCGAACGCGACACGCCGGTCGCTCTCGCCAATTACGTGCCGATGTTCGACGCGGACATCATCGGCCTTACCGGGACACCCGATCAAATCGAACGGACGGCCCGGAACTTCCCCATCTTCTATGAGAAGATCGAAGAGGCCGCCGCGCCGGACGGCTACACGATGGCTCACACATCGCATCTGCTGCTCTTCGGTCCGGATGCCGACTTTGTCACGACTTGGGCCTACGGAACGCCCGCCGAAGCCATTCTTGCGGACCTGCGGGAGCTATTGCCGTGA